The following proteins are co-located in the Mycolicibacterium goodii genome:
- a CDS encoding IS110 family transposase, which produces MLDHRWPPGWEVLELNPAPVAKQRRVQGSGRLQTDVIDREAITELVLAGYGSPVTDRDEVIGEMSAWAGHRSRRVATRTATKNQLLGQLDRAFPGLLLALPDVLRTKIGRLVATEFSDPSRLAGLGVNRLIRLAAARDLRLSRPVAERVVAAARGALPTRDAVIARRILAADLALFNDLDHQIQTAEAALTALLARSPYATLTSVPGWA; this is translated from the coding sequence GTGCTTGACCATCGCTGGCCACCCGGGTGGGAAGTGTTGGAACTCAATCCTGCCCCCGTCGCCAAGCAACGCCGGGTGCAGGGTAGCGGACGGCTCCAGACCGATGTAATCGATCGGGAAGCAATCACCGAACTTGTGCTGGCCGGGTATGGCAGCCCGGTGACCGATCGAGATGAGGTGATCGGCGAGATGAGCGCCTGGGCCGGTCATCGGAGCCGGCGGGTGGCCACGCGTACTGCGACGAAGAATCAGCTCCTCGGGCAGCTGGACCGAGCGTTTCCCGGTCTACTCCTGGCTCTGCCGGATGTGCTGAGAACCAAGATCGGCCGGCTGGTAGCCACTGAGTTTTCTGATCCGTCACGTCTGGCCGGACTCGGCGTCAACCGGCTGATCCGATTGGCCGCAGCCCGCGACCTGCGCCTGAGCCGCCCGGTCGCCGAACGTGTGGTGGCCGCGGCACGCGGTGCATTGCCCACCCGCGATGCGGTGATCGCGCGCCGGATATTGGCCGCCGATCTGGCGTTGTTTAATGATCTGGATCACCAGATCCAAACGGCTGAGGCGGCGTTGACTGCTCTGCTGGCGCGTAGCCCGTATGCCACTTTGACCTCGGTGCCAGGCTGGGCGTGA
- a CDS encoding transposase, whose translation MRVSNYAAALGDPQRWPEAPANLSCVGRSPMQYESAHKRRDGGISREGSVAAP comes from the coding sequence ATGCGAGTGTCTAATTACGCTGCGGCTCTGGGTGATCCACAACGGTGGCCGGAGGCCCCGGCAAATCTATCGTGCGTCGGGCGGTCGCCGATGCAGTACGAATCGGCTCACAAGCGCCGCGACGGCGGCATCAGCCGGGAAGGCAGCGTGGCCGCGCCCTGA
- a CDS encoding MspA family porin, which produces MRSISRACVAAVAAIAALFTSTGTAHAGLDNELSLVDGQDRTLTVQQWDTFLNGVFPLDRNRLTREWFHSGRAKYIVAGPGADEFEGTLELGYQIGFPWSLGVGINFSYTTPNILIDDGNITQPPFGLDTIITPNLFPGVSISADLGNGPGIQEVATFSVDVSGAAGGVAVSNAHGTVTGAAGGVLLRPFARLIASTGDSVTTYGEPWNMN; this is translated from the coding sequence ATGAGATCGATTTCACGTGCGTGTGTGGCGGCGGTGGCCGCGATCGCGGCTCTATTTACAAGCACTGGCACTGCTCACGCGGGCTTGGACAACGAGCTGAGCCTCGTCGACGGCCAGGACCGCACCCTGACCGTGCAGCAGTGGGACACCTTCCTCAACGGTGTGTTCCCGCTCGACCGCAACCGTCTGACCCGTGAGTGGTTCCACTCCGGTCGCGCCAAGTACATCGTGGCCGGCCCGGGCGCCGACGAGTTCGAGGGCACCCTGGAGCTGGGCTACCAGATCGGCTTCCCGTGGTCGCTGGGCGTGGGCATCAACTTCAGCTACACCACCCCGAACATCCTGATCGACGACGGCAACATCACCCAGCCGCCGTTCGGCCTCGACACCATCATCACGCCGAACCTGTTCCCCGGCGTGTCGATCTCGGCCGACCTCGGCAACGGCCCGGGCATCCAGGAAGTCGCGACCTTCTCGGTCGACGTCTCCGGTGCTGCCGGCGGTGTGGCGGTGTCCAACGCGCACGGCACCGTGACCGGTGCGGCCGGCGGTGTGCTGCTGCGTCCGTTCGCCCGGCTGATCGCCTCCACCGGTGACTCGGTCACCACCTACGGCGAGCCCTGGAACATGAACTGA
- a CDS encoding MmgE/PrpD family protein has product MTHRDLVLDVAQFASTTELASLDHDVVAAIKTNILDTLACALAGSSAEAIADVSALVREWAGTPQADMWVFGGKYPAHHAAWVNAAMAHARDYDDTHDAAILHAGVSTVPAAIAAGQLAEKCTGADLIAAVAAGLEITCRLGVAVQVDIVESGFIYSSLLGYFGATAAAGRAIGLTPDEMVNAFGIVYSSVAGNHQVTRDASLMKRLQPALAAQAAVVAVQLAKRGIRGAQEVFEGADGFFRVYLQNRVDAAAVRKGLGTQFELLNLSYKPYPCCRDTHAAIDAALLARAGTGRPAEDIEAIEVGVTGPGYQMVCVPEHVRMAPRTVVEAQFSIPYTVAAAWIDGPPSIGHFTSKNLQRPDVLELAARVKPYVDGEIDREWSRFVTPAKVTVRFRDGESLQNRVDYPKGHPKNMMTQQEFATKASDCATYAAAASPADIAGRLSAAISDLESLPDVEELVHILT; this is encoded by the coding sequence GTGACCCATCGAGATCTCGTACTCGACGTAGCGCAGTTTGCATCGACGACCGAGCTCGCCAGCCTCGACCACGACGTCGTCGCAGCCATCAAGACCAACATCCTGGACACCTTGGCCTGCGCGCTCGCAGGATCCTCCGCCGAGGCGATAGCGGACGTGTCGGCCCTTGTCCGCGAGTGGGCGGGAACGCCGCAGGCCGATATGTGGGTGTTCGGGGGGAAGTATCCTGCACATCACGCGGCGTGGGTGAATGCTGCGATGGCTCATGCACGCGACTATGACGACACGCATGATGCGGCGATCCTGCACGCGGGTGTCTCTACCGTTCCGGCGGCTATCGCCGCCGGGCAGCTGGCCGAAAAGTGCACGGGCGCAGACTTGATCGCTGCTGTTGCCGCCGGCCTGGAGATCACCTGCCGACTGGGCGTCGCCGTTCAGGTCGACATCGTCGAAAGCGGCTTCATCTACAGTTCCCTGCTCGGGTACTTCGGCGCGACGGCGGCAGCCGGTAGGGCAATCGGTCTGACACCGGACGAGATGGTCAACGCGTTCGGCATCGTTTACAGCTCGGTCGCGGGCAACCACCAAGTCACCCGGGACGCGTCCCTGATGAAGCGGCTACAACCGGCGTTGGCCGCCCAGGCGGCAGTCGTTGCCGTGCAACTGGCCAAGCGCGGCATCCGCGGTGCCCAAGAGGTTTTCGAGGGGGCGGACGGCTTCTTCCGGGTCTATCTTCAAAATCGAGTTGACGCCGCCGCCGTCCGCAAAGGCCTCGGCACGCAATTCGAACTGCTGAACCTCAGTTACAAACCATATCCGTGCTGCCGCGACACCCATGCCGCGATAGACGCGGCTCTCCTAGCACGCGCCGGGACCGGTCGACCGGCCGAGGACATCGAGGCAATCGAGGTCGGTGTCACCGGGCCGGGTTACCAAATGGTCTGCGTTCCCGAGCACGTTCGAATGGCGCCGCGCACCGTTGTCGAGGCGCAGTTCAGCATTCCCTACACCGTGGCGGCGGCTTGGATCGACGGGCCACCGAGTATCGGACACTTCACCTCCAAAAACCTGCAACGTCCCGACGTACTCGAGTTGGCGGCGCGTGTGAAGCCGTACGTGGACGGCGAAATCGACCGCGAGTGGAGCCGCTTCGTGACACCGGCCAAGGTAACGGTCCGCTTCCGTGACGGCGAGAGCTTGCAGAACCGGGTGGACTATCCGAAAGGACACCCGAAAAACATGATGACGCAGCAGGAATTCGCCACAAAGGCTTCGGATTGCGCTACGTATGCCGCGGCGGCATCACCCGCCGACATCGCTGGTCGGCTGAGTGCCGCGATAAGTGACCTCGAATCACTTCCCGACGTCGAGGAGCTCGTGCACATCTTGACCTGA
- a CDS encoding ABC transporter ATP-binding protein — translation MPGTLSRSRTHRGRGTGTSTTNGGVQVNIQNLTVTFKGKVAVDNLSLAITPGEMLVLLGPSGCGKTTTMRSLVGLQQPDAGTITIGDRVVFDSRSGVDLPVNARNVGMVFQSYAIWPHMTVAQNIAFPLRMQKRPKSEIADRVSVALDTVGLSGLGDRGASMLSGGQMQRVALARSFVMEPVMLLLDEPLSNLDAKLREKLRFELRELQQRLQMTAVYVTHDQTEALALADRIAIMQDGVIRQLGSPAELYTRPNSTFVADFLGVDNIFPASVVSSRASAGCVVRLDSCDTPIEATDQPGEQERTNLCIRPEDICLSAAPSYDAVNSLPATVDSLSYLGDRIRYHVSVGPELRFTVTRPVDEPALAPGDDATITLPADKVQLLGR, via the coding sequence ATGCCAGGAACACTCAGCAGATCGCGGACCCATCGTGGCCGCGGCACCGGTACGTCGACGACAAACGGTGGCGTGCAGGTTAATATCCAGAACTTGACGGTGACCTTCAAGGGCAAGGTCGCGGTCGACAACCTCAGCCTCGCCATCACGCCGGGGGAAATGCTGGTCCTCCTGGGACCGTCTGGGTGCGGCAAGACCACGACCATGCGTTCACTGGTCGGCCTGCAACAGCCCGACGCGGGAACCATCACAATCGGTGACCGCGTGGTGTTCGACTCGAGGTCGGGCGTCGACTTACCAGTCAACGCCCGCAATGTCGGCATGGTGTTCCAGAGTTACGCGATCTGGCCGCACATGACCGTCGCGCAGAACATCGCGTTCCCGTTGCGAATGCAGAAGCGACCCAAATCTGAGATCGCCGACCGTGTTTCGGTTGCGCTGGATACCGTCGGTCTATCCGGCCTCGGAGACCGCGGGGCCAGCATGCTCAGCGGTGGGCAGATGCAGCGTGTCGCCCTGGCGCGCAGCTTTGTCATGGAGCCGGTCATGTTGCTGCTCGACGAGCCGCTGAGCAACCTCGACGCCAAACTGCGGGAGAAGCTGCGCTTCGAGCTCCGCGAGTTGCAGCAGCGCTTGCAGATGACAGCCGTCTACGTGACACACGATCAGACCGAAGCATTGGCTCTGGCCGATCGGATCGCGATCATGCAGGACGGCGTCATCCGGCAGTTGGGTTCCCCGGCAGAGCTATACACCCGGCCGAATTCGACTTTCGTGGCCGATTTCCTCGGGGTGGACAACATATTCCCCGCCTCGGTCGTGAGTAGTCGGGCGAGTGCCGGTTGTGTGGTGCGCCTGGATTCCTGCGATACCCCGATCGAAGCGACTGATCAACCGGGCGAGCAGGAGCGCACCAATCTGTGCATTCGCCCAGAGGACATCTGCCTATCCGCTGCACCGTCCTATGATGCCGTGAACTCCTTGCCGGCGACGGTGGACTCGTTGAGTTATCTGGGCGACCGCATCCGATACCACGTATCAGTCGGTCCCGAGCTACGGTTCACAGTCACCCGGCCGGTCGACGAGCCAGCCCTGGCACCGGGTGACGACGCCACGATCACCCTACCCGCCGACAAAGTTCAACTTCTCGGGCGGTAG
- a CDS encoding ABC transporter permease has product MAITLDVPREATARPLPTRRRSSWAIRGTAVFIGIVLIALVVVPMGTLLVAAFTDSPPRPGAPLGSFTLENLVALTSVGNRAALMNTVIIGVCATVLALAIGATLAWISARTDVPLRGLVQLAAIMPMFTSSLVGALAWSLLGSPEQGYLNIVLRGVGLPDLVNIYSLPGIIFVAGVYYSPYTFLLVHAALSLMNPELEEAAYVHGAKFRDVVTNVTLKLAMPALLGAGTLTLVMITENFPIPQVLGSPQGIQTMPTQIYQLMAMAPSRPNEASAAGAGLLVLTGVLVYVQRRVLASRDFTTVSGKGFKPTRQKLGVWRWPALSLAVLYAFVAVVLPTFALLQSAFRNNPYTRDVAAMFAPNSFSMNNFRDVLMSDDLHSSLLNSLMIGLGTAVVGGAIYLLLGYYVHRTKGSGSRTFSYVAMWPAAVPALVIGLGYLWSWSGVSIVYGTLAILILGFIGHLLPQGFQSISSSLIQVHSDLEESAQVSGASRLRAAWEILVPLIRTGVVSTMLLLFILSMREISVAIFLFTSKTQPLSVAIYNTWETGRLPPVAAMSLIYIAVLVVLTMVSRRWFGVESDRTK; this is encoded by the coding sequence ATGGCGATAACACTCGACGTTCCTCGCGAAGCCACGGCACGGCCACTCCCCACGCGACGACGTTCGTCATGGGCGATCCGCGGGACCGCGGTCTTCATCGGCATCGTCCTCATCGCTCTCGTCGTGGTGCCCATGGGCACGCTTCTGGTGGCGGCATTCACCGACAGCCCTCCGCGTCCAGGGGCGCCGCTAGGAAGCTTCACATTGGAAAACCTCGTCGCCCTGACGTCCGTCGGCAACCGTGCCGCACTGATGAACACCGTCATCATCGGTGTGTGCGCCACCGTGCTGGCATTGGCGATCGGCGCCACGCTGGCCTGGATCTCGGCCCGTACAGACGTGCCGTTGCGCGGCCTGGTCCAGCTGGCCGCCATCATGCCGATGTTCACCTCGTCGTTGGTCGGCGCACTCGCTTGGTCGCTGCTCGGATCGCCCGAACAGGGCTACCTCAACATCGTGTTGCGCGGAGTCGGGCTGCCCGACCTCGTCAACATCTACTCGCTACCCGGAATCATTTTCGTTGCAGGCGTGTACTACTCGCCGTACACCTTCCTACTCGTTCACGCCGCGTTGAGCCTGATGAATCCGGAGTTGGAGGAGGCGGCATATGTGCACGGTGCGAAGTTCCGCGACGTGGTCACGAATGTCACGTTGAAACTCGCCATGCCCGCTCTACTGGGTGCGGGGACGTTGACGCTCGTCATGATCACCGAGAACTTCCCGATCCCGCAGGTGCTCGGTTCACCGCAGGGCATTCAGACCATGCCGACGCAGATCTATCAGCTGATGGCGATGGCGCCGTCGCGTCCGAACGAGGCCAGCGCGGCCGGCGCGGGACTGCTGGTGCTGACCGGGGTACTGGTGTATGTGCAGCGCAGAGTGCTGGCCAGCCGGGACTTCACGACGGTGTCCGGCAAGGGCTTCAAGCCGACAAGACAGAAGCTTGGTGTCTGGCGGTGGCCGGCGTTGTCGCTCGCGGTGCTGTATGCCTTCGTCGCGGTGGTGCTGCCCACGTTTGCCTTATTGCAGTCGGCATTTCGCAACAACCCGTACACACGGGATGTGGCGGCCATGTTCGCGCCGAATTCGTTCAGCATGAATAATTTCCGTGACGTGCTGATGTCAGACGATCTGCACAGCAGCTTGCTGAACAGCTTGATGATCGGGCTGGGCACGGCAGTGGTGGGCGGTGCCATCTACCTTCTTCTCGGCTACTACGTGCATCGCACCAAAGGCTCCGGCTCGCGAACCTTCTCCTACGTGGCGATGTGGCCGGCCGCGGTGCCTGCCCTGGTCATCGGGTTGGGATATCTGTGGTCATGGTCGGGGGTTTCGATCGTCTACGGGACGCTGGCGATCCTGATCCTCGGTTTCATCGGGCACTTGCTCCCCCAGGGGTTCCAGTCGATTTCGTCGTCGCTGATCCAGGTGCACAGTGATCTCGAGGAAAGCGCGCAGGTGTCAGGCGCCAGCCGACTGCGGGCCGCGTGGGAGATTCTCGTGCCGCTGATCCGCACCGGTGTGGTCTCCACCATGCTTCTGCTGTTCATTCTGTCGATGCGGGAGATCAGTGTCGCGATCTTCCTCTTCACCTCGAAGACCCAACCGCTGTCCGTTGCCATCTACAACACTTGGGAAACCGGGCGCCTCCCACCGGTCGCGGCAATGAGCCTCATCTACATCGCGGTGCTGGTGGTGCTGACCATGGTGTCTCGCCGCTGGTTCGGAGTCGAGTCGGACCGAACCAAATGA
- a CDS encoding ABC transporter substrate-binding protein: MKTISRRSAFGVIVAGLVLSSAACGGSAGQMQQGQPLVIDDETIATAELVDAASQEGALTVYTAVNEATTTAMNDAFTEDTGIPVEYVRSPSGRLYERIKSEMGAGNFSADVVAIGDPSLVVDLDKSGLFTPYQVPSDAELDQQYKSKNGTYYTYASSPTVLAYNTEAYQGTPPTSWAQLVDGNGQNRFGLVQASASAGGWRLALFMREKLGNGSDSYWRSLAATKPLLDTSTGSLTEKLARGEIAIAAARPPEIAEAQKDGAPVELIWPTDGTPVHGVYMGVTAKAPHPNAAKLYANWVMSKRGQTVQAEFGADYAVRDGVENPTINDKPAPALADIQPNFVPDEVSIERRDLWVPEWNKVFGVSG; encoded by the coding sequence ATGAAAACCATCAGTCGGCGCTCGGCGTTCGGTGTGATCGTCGCCGGGCTCGTGCTGTCCAGCGCCGCCTGCGGCGGGTCGGCAGGACAGATGCAACAGGGCCAGCCACTGGTCATCGACGACGAGACCATTGCCACCGCCGAGCTGGTCGACGCCGCCAGCCAAGAAGGAGCGCTCACGGTCTACACGGCCGTCAACGAGGCCACCACGACGGCCATGAATGACGCATTCACCGAGGACACCGGGATCCCGGTCGAGTACGTCCGCAGCCCTTCGGGGCGTCTCTATGAGCGCATCAAGAGTGAAATGGGCGCCGGTAACTTTTCGGCCGATGTGGTCGCAATCGGAGATCCGTCTCTCGTCGTAGATCTCGACAAGAGCGGCCTGTTCACGCCGTACCAGGTCCCGAGCGATGCCGAGCTGGACCAGCAGTACAAGTCCAAGAACGGCACGTACTACACGTACGCATCGTCGCCGACTGTGCTGGCGTACAACACTGAGGCATACCAGGGGACGCCGCCGACCTCATGGGCACAGCTTGTTGACGGTAACGGGCAGAACCGGTTCGGGTTGGTCCAGGCATCGGCGAGCGCGGGCGGATGGCGGCTCGCGTTGTTTATGCGGGAGAAGCTCGGCAATGGGTCCGATTCCTACTGGCGCAGCCTCGCCGCGACCAAGCCACTGTTGGACACGTCGACCGGGTCACTGACCGAGAAGCTGGCGCGGGGCGAGATCGCCATCGCTGCCGCCCGGCCGCCGGAGATCGCTGAAGCGCAAAAAGACGGTGCGCCAGTCGAACTCATCTGGCCTACCGACGGCACACCCGTGCACGGCGTCTACATGGGCGTGACGGCTAAAGCTCCACACCCGAATGCAGCCAAGCTCTACGCGAACTGGGTGATGTCCAAGAGGGGTCAAACAGTGCAAGCCGAGTTTGGCGCCGACTACGCCGTGCGGGACGGTGTCGAGAACCCCACCATCAACGACAAGCCTGCTCCCGCGCTAGCGGACATCCAACCCAACTTCGTCCCGGACGAGGTTTCCATCGAACGGCGTGATCTATGGGTCCCGGAGTGGAACAAGGTCTTCGGCGTCAGCGGGTGA
- a CDS encoding CaiB/BaiF CoA transferase family protein has translation MLLARLGADVIKVEAPEGDPYRRLPTAYDDGTSVQFRLINSGKRLLRLDLKQADGREVLLRLVRESDVLVQNLSPGAMERFGLGYDTLSAENPRLILASGTGFGSFGPYSGEPGMDLTIQARTAVMSTTGFDDGPPVRTGPSVVDFLGGAHLMGGVLAALFQREHTGRGQHVEVALQDAVIPSLSSNIAGFVNSGGQMPERTGNHNGGLAVAPYNAYETSDGWISVICPTDSHWNRLRTLMNDPEADEDRFGSMAGRCAEMDAVDAVVARWTKPRPKGELRKMLIKKGIPAAEVVTLAELMEDPHVRARGVLRTVQDPAGQWWTFGSPLFLSDSPEAPPVRPGRLGADTDSILTGLLGFTPQQVSDLRNAGVV, from the coding sequence ATGCTGCTGGCGCGCCTTGGCGCGGACGTCATCAAAGTCGAAGCGCCCGAGGGTGATCCGTACCGGCGCTTGCCGACCGCGTACGACGATGGCACCTCGGTCCAGTTTCGGCTGATCAATTCGGGTAAGCGGCTGCTGCGGCTGGATCTCAAACAGGCGGACGGGCGTGAGGTGCTGCTGCGACTGGTACGCGAATCCGATGTTCTGGTGCAGAACCTGTCACCGGGAGCTATGGAGCGGTTCGGCCTCGGCTACGACACCCTGAGCGCCGAGAACCCGCGATTGATCCTGGCGTCGGGCACCGGCTTCGGCTCGTTCGGGCCGTACAGCGGGGAGCCGGGTATGGACCTCACCATCCAGGCGCGGACCGCGGTGATGAGCACCACTGGCTTCGACGACGGGCCTCCCGTGCGTACCGGGCCTTCGGTGGTCGACTTCCTCGGTGGCGCCCACCTGATGGGCGGTGTGCTGGCGGCGCTGTTTCAGCGGGAACACACCGGCCGCGGTCAGCATGTGGAGGTCGCCTTGCAGGACGCCGTCATCCCATCGCTGTCATCGAACATCGCGGGTTTTGTCAACAGCGGCGGGCAGATGCCCGAACGGACGGGCAACCACAACGGCGGTCTGGCGGTGGCGCCATACAACGCCTACGAGACAAGTGACGGTTGGATCAGCGTGATCTGCCCCACCGACTCGCATTGGAATCGACTGCGCACGTTGATGAACGATCCGGAAGCTGATGAGGATCGCTTTGGATCCATGGCGGGGCGCTGCGCGGAAATGGACGCCGTGGATGCGGTCGTCGCGCGGTGGACGAAGCCCCGACCAAAGGGCGAGCTGCGAAAGATGTTGATCAAGAAGGGCATTCCTGCTGCGGAGGTCGTGACCCTCGCTGAACTCATGGAGGACCCGCACGTAAGGGCCCGCGGGGTGCTGCGCACCGTGCAGGATCCCGCCGGACAATGGTGGACGTTCGGCAGCCCGCTGTTCCTTTCCGATTCACCGGAAGCACCGCCCGTCCGGCCCGGTCGGTTAGGCGCCGACACCGATTCCATCCTCACCGGTCTGCTGGGGTTCACACCTCAGCAGGTTAGTGACCTCCGCAACGCCGGAGTCGTATAG
- a CDS encoding MaoC family dehydratase N-terminal domain-containing protein, which yields MNSKEKGEFMAVSTELVERIRQQVGDSSPPVSATIDGLLSRRYARAIGEDNPLYFDENYARERGYDGLVVPPNFLPSYLDWSDGGPEEGLRPDGTPAHEMQWIPLEGVRIMGGGEEMHFHAPVTAGTEVVLTSSLEEVSSRDSRSGLMLILKIRNEYVARDGRPLMTSMRTVLGR from the coding sequence TTGAACAGCAAGGAGAAGGGTGAATTCATGGCAGTCAGTACTGAACTCGTGGAGAGAATCAGACAGCAGGTCGGTGACTCGAGTCCGCCCGTGAGCGCGACAATTGACGGGCTCCTGTCTCGGCGTTACGCGAGGGCGATCGGTGAGGACAACCCGCTGTACTTCGACGAGAACTACGCCAGGGAGCGGGGGTACGACGGCCTGGTTGTACCTCCGAATTTCCTCCCGTCGTACCTTGATTGGTCAGACGGCGGCCCCGAGGAGGGACTGCGGCCGGACGGCACCCCGGCGCACGAGATGCAGTGGATTCCATTGGAGGGCGTGCGCATCATGGGCGGCGGTGAGGAGATGCACTTCCACGCCCCAGTGACGGCCGGCACTGAAGTCGTTCTGACGAGCAGCCTCGAGGAAGTGTCGTCCCGGGATTCCAGGTCGGGCCTGATGTTGATTCTCAAAATCCGCAATGAGTACGTGGCGCGTGACGGCAGACCACTGATGACGTCGATGAGGACGGTGTTGGGACGATGA
- a CDS encoding acyl dehydratase: MSTIDTGLTVRFAEDVSVGDQMAPEVHRPTEVQLFRYCATTWNSHRIHFDRDYAASEGYPNVLVQSHLHGAFLTSLCTGWAGETGRVVRLGYSVRRFACPGDALRCEGTVTGLTTADGGVTVSLELREVRESDGVVCAQGEADVYLPARNGAEPATTA; encoded by the coding sequence ATGAGCACCATCGATACCGGTCTGACAGTCCGCTTCGCCGAGGACGTGAGCGTCGGCGACCAGATGGCCCCGGAGGTGCACCGCCCCACCGAGGTTCAGTTGTTCCGATACTGCGCGACTACCTGGAACAGCCACCGCATCCACTTCGACCGCGACTACGCCGCCAGCGAGGGCTACCCGAACGTGCTCGTGCAGTCACATCTGCACGGGGCGTTCCTGACGAGCCTGTGCACCGGCTGGGCCGGCGAGACGGGGCGCGTTGTTCGCCTCGGCTACTCGGTTCGCCGTTTCGCCTGCCCGGGTGATGCTTTGCGATGCGAGGGAACGGTCACGGGATTGACCACCGCCGATGGCGGCGTCACCGTATCCCTCGAACTGCGGGAGGTCCGCGAGTCCGACGGCGTGGTGTGTGCGCAGGGCGAGGCCGACGTCTACCTGCCGGCGCGGAACGGCGCAGAGCCGGCCACAACAGCGTGA